One region of Aphelocoma coerulescens isolate FSJ_1873_10779 chromosome 12, UR_Acoe_1.0, whole genome shotgun sequence genomic DNA includes:
- the CACNA2D2 gene encoding voltage-dependent calcium channel subunit alpha-2/delta-2 isoform X3 has product MSPRSASGAFPPLGKPGEATANPSGEQEEDIEYYDSKADTEYDDPDGEEIEREKSNSLKLEFTDDDNFKTKVNYSYAAVQIPTDIYKGSTVILNELNWTQALEDVFIENRKEDPSLLWQVFGSATGVTRYYPATPWRAPNKIDLYDVRRRPWYIQGASSPKDMVIIVDVSGSVSGLTLKLMKTSVYEMLDTLSDDDYVNVASFNEKAKPVSCFKHLVQANIRNKKVFKEDVQGMVAKGTTDYKAGFEYAFDQLQNSNITRANCNKMIMMFTDGGEDRVQDVFEKYNWPNKTVRVFTFSVGQHNYDVTPLQWMACANKGYYFEIPSIGAIRINTQEYLDVLGRPMVLAGNRAKQVQWTNVYQDALGLGLVVTGTLPVFNLTEDSSDRKNQLILGVMGIDVALNDIKRLTPRYNLGANGYVFAIDLNGYVLLHPNLQPQIINFREPVTLDFLDAELEDENKEEIRRSMIDGNDGQRFIKTLIKSLDEQYIDEVFRTYTWAPIKSTNYSLGLVLPPYSTYYIQANLSDQILQVKYFEYLLPNNFESEGHVFIAPREYCKDLDLSDNNTEFLENFIALMEKVTPDSKQCDNFLLHNLILDTGITQQLVDRVWKDQDLNTYSLLAVFAATDGGITRVFPNKAADDWEEEPEPFNASFYRRSLDNKGYIFKPPYRDAGYRGLDLENNTIGILVSTAVELSIEGKTLKPAVVGVKLDLEAWAEKFKVLASNRTDRDQLGTRRCDPSSSCEMDCEANNKDLICVLIDDGGFLVLSNQEDHWYQVGKFFSEVDANLMSALYNNSFYTRKESYDFQSVCAPEAPSNTGAAPRGVFVPTVADLLSLAWWTSAAAWSLFQQFLYSLTYSSWFQTEEVAGDGMEARETSCIMKQTQYYFSTVNATYNAIIDCGNCSRLFHAQRLANTNLLFVVADKPLCSQCESVKLLQAEVRAPPRDPNQCELVDRPRYRKGPHICFDYNATEDTSDCGRGASFSPSLGVLLSLQLLLLYSSTSRHPLPPAACL; this is encoded by the exons gACGATCCCGATGGAGAAGAGATCGAGAGGGAGAAGTCCAACTCCTTGAAGCTGGAGTTCACTGATGATGACAACTTCAAGACCAAGGTTAACTATTCATACGCTGCTGTGCAGATCCCCACGGACATCTACAAAGGCT ccaccGTCATCCTCAACGAGCTGAACTGGACCCAGGCCCTGGAGGACGTTTTCATCGAGAACCGGAAGGAGGATCCCTCCCTGCTCTGGCAGGTCTTCGGCAGCGCCACCGGTGTCACCCGCTACTACCCTG ccaccccatGGAGAGCCCCCAATAAGATCGACCTCTATGATGTGCGCCGGCGGCCCTG GTACATCCAAGGTGCCTCCTCCCCAAAGGACATGGTCATCATTGTGGATGT GAGTGGCAGCGTGAGTGGCCTCACCCTCAAGCTGATGAAGACCTCGGTCTATGAGATGCTGGACACCCTCTCAGATGATGACTATGTCAATGTGGCCTCG TTCAATGAAAAGGCGAAGCCGGTGTCGTGCTTCAAGCACCTGGTGCAGGCCAACATCCGGAACAAGAAGGTGTTCAAGGAGGACGTGCAGGGCATGGTGGCCAAGGGCACAACGGACTACAAGGCTGGCTTTGAGTATGCCTTCGACCAGCTGCAGAAC TCCAACATCACACGTGCCAACTGCAACAAGATGATCATGATGTTCACGGACGGCGGTGAGGACCGAGTGCAGGATGTCTTTGAGAAGTACAACTGGCCCAATAAGACG GTGCGGGTCTTCACCTTCTCCGTGGGGCAGCACAACTACGATGTGACCCCGCTGCAGTGGATGGCCTGTGCCAACAAAG gTTACTACTTTGAAATCCCCTCCATCGGCGCCATCCGCATCAACACGCAG GAGTACCTGGATGTGCTGGGCAGACCCATGGTTCTGGCTGGGAACCGAGCCAAGCAGGTTCAGTGGACCAATGTCTACCAGGATGCCCTG GGGCTGGGCCTGGTGGTGACAGGAACGCTGCCAGTGTTCAACCTGACGGAGGACAGCAGTGACAGGAAG AACCAGCTCATCCTGGGCGTGATGGGGATCGATGTGGCTCTCAATGACATCAAGAGGCTGACGCCGCGTTACAAC ctgggggCCAATGGCTACGTCTTCGCCATCGACCTGAACGGCTACGTCCTGCTGCACCCCAACCTGCAGCCCCAG ATCATCAATTTCCGTGAGCCAGTGACGCTGGACTTCCTGGATGCTGAGCTGGAGGATGAAAACAAGGAGGAG ATCCGGAGAAGCATGATTGATGGGAATGACGGGCAGAGGTTCATCAAGACCCTCATCAAGTCCCTGGACGAG CAATACATCGATGAGGTGTTCCGGACCTACACATGGGCTCCCATCAAAAGCACCAACTACAG CCTGGGGCTGGTTCTGCCTCCCTACAGCACCTACTACATCCAGGCCAACCTCAGCGACCAGATTCTGCAAGTGAAGT ATTTTGAATACCTGCTGCCCAACAACTTTGAGTCGGAGGGACATGTGTTCATTGCTCCCAG agaGTATTGCAAAGACCTCGACTTGTCGGATAACAACACTGAATTCCTGGAAAACTTTATTGCCCTCATGGAAAAGGTGACCCCAGACTCCAAGCAGT GCGACAACTTCCTCCTGCACAACCTGATCCTGGACACGGGCATCACACAGCAGCTGGTGGACAGGGTCTGGAAGGACCAGGACCTCAACAC GTACAGCCTCTTGGCTGTCTTTGCAGCCACTGATGGAGGCATCACCCGTGTCTTCCCTAACAA gGCCGCGGATGACTGGGAGGAGGAACCAGAGCCCTTCAACGCCAGCTTCTATCGGAGGAGCCTGGACAACAAGGGCTACATCTTCAAGCCACCCTACCGGGATG CTGGCTACCGGGGACTAGACCTGGAGAACAACACCATCGGGATCCTGGTGAGCACCGCCGTGGAGCTCAGCATCGAGGGCAAGACTCTGAAGCCCGCAG TGGTGGGGGTGAAGCTGGACCTGGAGGCCTGGGCTGAGAAGTTCAAAGTGCTGGCGAGCAACAGGACGGACCGTGACCAGCTGGGCACCCGCCGA TGTGACCCCTCAAGCAGCTGTGAGATGGACTGTGAGGCCAACAACAAG GATCTCATCTGTGTCCTCATCGATGATGGGGGCTTCCTGGTGCTCTCCAACCAGGAGGACCACTGGTACCAG GTGGGCAAGTTCTTCAGTGAAGTGGATGCCAACCTGATGTCCGCCCTCTACAACAACTCCTTCTACACCCGCAAGGAGTCCTACGACTTCCAGTCTGTCTGTGCCCCCGAGGCCCCCAGCAACACGGGCGCAGCACCCCGTGGTGTCTTTGTG CCCACTGTGGCTGATCTCCTGAGTCTCGCCTGGTGGACCTCGGCCGCAGCCTG GTCCCTGTTCCAGCAGTTCTTGTACAGCCTCACCTACAGCAGCTGGTTCCAGACGG AGGAGGTGGCGGGGGACGGCATGGAGGCCAGGGAGACGAGCTGCATCATGAAGCAGACCCAGTACTACTTCAGCACTGTCAACGCCACCTACAATGCCATCATCGACTGCGGCAATTGCTCCAG GCTCTTCCACGCGCAGAGACTGGCCAACACCAACCTGCTCTTCGTGGTGGCTGACAAGCCCCTGTGCAGCCAGTGTGAGTCTGtcaagctgctgcaggcagaggtaAGAG CCCCCCCGAGGGACCCCAACCAGTGTGAGCTGGTGGACAGGCCCCGCTACCGGAAAGGCCCCCACATCTGCTTCGACTACAATGCAACA GAAGATACCTCAGACTGCGGCCGAGGggcttccttctccccctccctggGGGTCCTGCTCtcgctgcagctgctgctcctctacTCCAGCACCAGCCGGCACCCACTGCCCCCGGCCGCCTGCCTTTAA
- the CACNA2D2 gene encoding voltage-dependent calcium channel subunit alpha-2/delta-2 isoform X2, with protein MLQIYNENSNLFEVKENVPRKLVEKVAGDIESLLAKKVRALKRLANAAEKFQKAHHWQDNIREEDIEYYDSKADTEYDDPDGEEIEREKSNSLKLEFTDDDNFKTKVNYSYAAVQIPTDIYKGSTVILNELNWTQALEDVFIENRKEDPSLLWQVFGSATGVTRYYPATPWRAPNKIDLYDVRRRPWYIQGASSPKDMVIIVDVSGSVSGLTLKLMKTSVYEMLDTLSDDDYVNVASFNEKAKPVSCFKHLVQANIRNKKVFKEDVQGMVAKGTTDYKAGFEYAFDQLQNSNITRANCNKMIMMFTDGGEDRVQDVFEKYNWPNKTVRVFTFSVGQHNYDVTPLQWMACANKGYYFEIPSIGAIRINTQEYLDVLGRPMVLAGNRAKQVQWTNVYQDALGLGLVVTGTLPVFNLTEDSSDRKNQLILGVMGIDVALNDIKRLTPRYNLGANGYVFAIDLNGYVLLHPNLQPQIINFREPVTLDFLDAELEDENKEEIRRSMIDGNDGQRFIKTLIKSLDEQYIDEVFRTYTWAPIKSTNYSLGLVLPPYSTYYIQANLSDQILQVKYFEYLLPNNFESEGHVFIAPREYCKDLDLSDNNTEFLENFIALMEKVTPDSKQCDNFLLHNLILDTGITQQLVDRVWKDQDLNTYSLLAVFAATDGGITRVFPNKAADDWEEEPEPFNASFYRRSLDNKGYIFKPPYRDAGYRGLDLENNTIGILVSTAVELSIEGKTLKPAVVGVKLDLEAWAEKFKVLASNRTDRDQLGTRRCDPSSSCEMDCEANNKDLICVLIDDGGFLVLSNQEDHWYQVGKFFSEVDANLMSALYNNSFYTRKESYDFQSVCAPEAPSNTGAAPRGVFVPTVADLLSLAWWTSAAAWSLFQQFLYSLTYSSWFQTEEVAGDGMEARETSCIMKQTQYYFSTVNATYNAIIDCGNCSRLFHAQRLANTNLLFVVADKPLCSQCESVKLLQAEVRAPPRDPNQCELVDRPRYRKGPHICFDYNATEDTSDCGRGASFSPSLGVLLSLQLLLLYSSTSRHPLPPAACL; from the exons gACGATCCCGATGGAGAAGAGATCGAGAGGGAGAAGTCCAACTCCTTGAAGCTGGAGTTCACTGATGATGACAACTTCAAGACCAAGGTTAACTATTCATACGCTGCTGTGCAGATCCCCACGGACATCTACAAAGGCT ccaccGTCATCCTCAACGAGCTGAACTGGACCCAGGCCCTGGAGGACGTTTTCATCGAGAACCGGAAGGAGGATCCCTCCCTGCTCTGGCAGGTCTTCGGCAGCGCCACCGGTGTCACCCGCTACTACCCTG ccaccccatGGAGAGCCCCCAATAAGATCGACCTCTATGATGTGCGCCGGCGGCCCTG GTACATCCAAGGTGCCTCCTCCCCAAAGGACATGGTCATCATTGTGGATGT GAGTGGCAGCGTGAGTGGCCTCACCCTCAAGCTGATGAAGACCTCGGTCTATGAGATGCTGGACACCCTCTCAGATGATGACTATGTCAATGTGGCCTCG TTCAATGAAAAGGCGAAGCCGGTGTCGTGCTTCAAGCACCTGGTGCAGGCCAACATCCGGAACAAGAAGGTGTTCAAGGAGGACGTGCAGGGCATGGTGGCCAAGGGCACAACGGACTACAAGGCTGGCTTTGAGTATGCCTTCGACCAGCTGCAGAAC TCCAACATCACACGTGCCAACTGCAACAAGATGATCATGATGTTCACGGACGGCGGTGAGGACCGAGTGCAGGATGTCTTTGAGAAGTACAACTGGCCCAATAAGACG GTGCGGGTCTTCACCTTCTCCGTGGGGCAGCACAACTACGATGTGACCCCGCTGCAGTGGATGGCCTGTGCCAACAAAG gTTACTACTTTGAAATCCCCTCCATCGGCGCCATCCGCATCAACACGCAG GAGTACCTGGATGTGCTGGGCAGACCCATGGTTCTGGCTGGGAACCGAGCCAAGCAGGTTCAGTGGACCAATGTCTACCAGGATGCCCTG GGGCTGGGCCTGGTGGTGACAGGAACGCTGCCAGTGTTCAACCTGACGGAGGACAGCAGTGACAGGAAG AACCAGCTCATCCTGGGCGTGATGGGGATCGATGTGGCTCTCAATGACATCAAGAGGCTGACGCCGCGTTACAAC ctgggggCCAATGGCTACGTCTTCGCCATCGACCTGAACGGCTACGTCCTGCTGCACCCCAACCTGCAGCCCCAG ATCATCAATTTCCGTGAGCCAGTGACGCTGGACTTCCTGGATGCTGAGCTGGAGGATGAAAACAAGGAGGAG ATCCGGAGAAGCATGATTGATGGGAATGACGGGCAGAGGTTCATCAAGACCCTCATCAAGTCCCTGGACGAG CAATACATCGATGAGGTGTTCCGGACCTACACATGGGCTCCCATCAAAAGCACCAACTACAG CCTGGGGCTGGTTCTGCCTCCCTACAGCACCTACTACATCCAGGCCAACCTCAGCGACCAGATTCTGCAAGTGAAGT ATTTTGAATACCTGCTGCCCAACAACTTTGAGTCGGAGGGACATGTGTTCATTGCTCCCAG agaGTATTGCAAAGACCTCGACTTGTCGGATAACAACACTGAATTCCTGGAAAACTTTATTGCCCTCATGGAAAAGGTGACCCCAGACTCCAAGCAGT GCGACAACTTCCTCCTGCACAACCTGATCCTGGACACGGGCATCACACAGCAGCTGGTGGACAGGGTCTGGAAGGACCAGGACCTCAACAC GTACAGCCTCTTGGCTGTCTTTGCAGCCACTGATGGAGGCATCACCCGTGTCTTCCCTAACAA gGCCGCGGATGACTGGGAGGAGGAACCAGAGCCCTTCAACGCCAGCTTCTATCGGAGGAGCCTGGACAACAAGGGCTACATCTTCAAGCCACCCTACCGGGATG CTGGCTACCGGGGACTAGACCTGGAGAACAACACCATCGGGATCCTGGTGAGCACCGCCGTGGAGCTCAGCATCGAGGGCAAGACTCTGAAGCCCGCAG TGGTGGGGGTGAAGCTGGACCTGGAGGCCTGGGCTGAGAAGTTCAAAGTGCTGGCGAGCAACAGGACGGACCGTGACCAGCTGGGCACCCGCCGA TGTGACCCCTCAAGCAGCTGTGAGATGGACTGTGAGGCCAACAACAAG GATCTCATCTGTGTCCTCATCGATGATGGGGGCTTCCTGGTGCTCTCCAACCAGGAGGACCACTGGTACCAG GTGGGCAAGTTCTTCAGTGAAGTGGATGCCAACCTGATGTCCGCCCTCTACAACAACTCCTTCTACACCCGCAAGGAGTCCTACGACTTCCAGTCTGTCTGTGCCCCCGAGGCCCCCAGCAACACGGGCGCAGCACCCCGTGGTGTCTTTGTG CCCACTGTGGCTGATCTCCTGAGTCTCGCCTGGTGGACCTCGGCCGCAGCCTG GTCCCTGTTCCAGCAGTTCTTGTACAGCCTCACCTACAGCAGCTGGTTCCAGACGG AGGAGGTGGCGGGGGACGGCATGGAGGCCAGGGAGACGAGCTGCATCATGAAGCAGACCCAGTACTACTTCAGCACTGTCAACGCCACCTACAATGCCATCATCGACTGCGGCAATTGCTCCAG GCTCTTCCACGCGCAGAGACTGGCCAACACCAACCTGCTCTTCGTGGTGGCTGACAAGCCCCTGTGCAGCCAGTGTGAGTCTGtcaagctgctgcaggcagaggtaAGAG CCCCCCCGAGGGACCCCAACCAGTGTGAGCTGGTGGACAGGCCCCGCTACCGGAAAGGCCCCCACATCTGCTTCGACTACAATGCAACA GAAGATACCTCAGACTGCGGCCGAGGggcttccttctccccctccctggGGGTCCTGCTCtcgctgcagctgctgctcctctacTCCAGCACCAGCCGGCACCCACTGCCCCCGGCCGCCTGCCTTTAA
- the CYB561D2 gene encoding transmembrane reductase CYB561D2, translating to MALTAETESRLYRSLRVASGAAAHLVALGFPAAVAVLARPGSSLFSWHPLLMALAFSFLMTEALLIFSPETSLLRSFSRKVRVRAHWALQLLALLCALLGLGIITYNKHLNGKGHFVTWHGLTGLLAVLYAGGQCAGGVLLLYPKLMKNWTLAKLKLYHATSGLVGYLLGCASLMLGMCSLWFTTTVTGASWYLAMLCPVITSLVIMNQVSNAYLYRKRSQH from the exons ATGGCCCTGACGGCCGAGACCGAGTCCCGGCTGTACCGCTCGCTGCGCGTCGCCTCCGGCGCCGCCGCGCACCTCGTGGCGCTGGGATTCCCCGCCGCCGTGGCCGTGCTGGCGCGGCCCGGATCCA GTCTGTTCTCCTGGCACCCGCTGCTCATGGCCCTCGCG TTCTCGTTCCTGATGACGGAAGCGCTGCTGATCTTCTCCCCGGAGACCTCGCTGCTGCGCTCCTTCTCCCGCAAAGTCCGAGTGCGGGCGCACtgggccctgcagctgctcgCCCTGCTCTGCGcgctcctggggctgggaatCATCACCTACAACAAGCACCTGAACGGCAAGGGCCACTTTGTCAcctggcacgggctgacggggCTGCTGGCCGTGCTGTATGCCGGAGGGCAGTGCGCCGGGGGCGTGCTCCTGCTCTACCCCAAGCTGATGAAGAACTGGACGCTGGCCAAGCTGAAGCTGTACCACGCAACCTCAGGGCTGGTGGGCTacctgctgggctgtgccagcctgaTGCTGGGCATGTGCTCCCTGTGGTTCACCACCACAGTGACCGGTGCCTCGTGGTACCTCGCCATGCTGTGTCCCGTCATCACCAGCCTGGTTATCATGAACCAGGTGAGCAATGCATACCTGTACCGCAAGCGGAGTCAGCACTGA
- the NPRL2 gene encoding GATOR1 complex protein NPRL2, with the protein MGGRIECVFFSEFHPTLGPKITYQVPEDFISRELFDTIQVYVITKPELQNKLITVTAMEKKLIGCPVCIEHKKYSRNALLFNLGFVCDARAKACALEPIVKKLAGYLTTLELESGFISNEESKQKLVPIMTILLEELNAKGKCTLPIDESNTIHLKVIEQRPDPPIVQEYDVPVFTQDKDDFFNSQWDLTTQQILPYIDGFRHVQKISAEADVELNLVRIAVQNLLYYGVVTLVSILQYSNVYCTTPKVQDLVDDKGLQEECLSYVTKQGHKRAGLRDVFQLYCGLSPGTTVRDLISRYTLQLQRVDERRLIQFGLMKGLIRRLQKYPVKVAQDERSHPARLYTGCHSYDEICCKTGMSYKELDERLENDPNIIMCWK; encoded by the exons ATGGGCGGCCGCATCGAGTGCGTGTTCTTCAGCGAGTTCCACCCCACGCTGGGGCCCAAAATCACCTACCAG GTCCCGGAGGACTTCATCTCCCGGGAGCTGTTTGACACCATCCAGGTGTATGTCATCACGAAGCCCGAGCTGCAGAACAAGCTGATCACCGT GACGGCCATGGAGAAGAAGCTGATCGGCTGCCCCGTGTGCATCGAGCACAAGAAGTACAGCCGGAATGCTCTGCTCTTCAACCTGGGCTTCGTGTGCGACGCCAGAGCCAAGGCCTGTGCGCTGGAGCCCATTGTGAAGAAGCTGGCTGGCTACCTCACCACCCTCGAG CTGGAAAGCGGATTCATCTCCAACGAGGAGAGTAAACAGAAGCTGGTTCCCATCATGACCATCCTGCTGGAGGAGCTGAATGCCAAAGGGAAGTGCACCCTGCCCATAG ATGAGTCGAACACCATCCACCTGAAGGTGATCGAGCAGCGCCCGGACCCCCCCATTGTGCAGGAGTACGATGTCCCTGTCTTCACCCAAGACAAGGATGACTTCTTCAACTCCCAGTGGGATCTCACCACGCAGCAG ATCTTACCCTACATTGATGGATTTCGGCACGTCCAGAAGATTTCGGCGGAAGCCGATGTGGAGCTGAACTTGGTGCGCATCGCTGTGCAGAACCTGCT GTACTATGGAGTTGTCACACTTGTCTCCATACTCCAG TACTCCAATGTCTACTGCACCACGCCGAAGGTCCAGGACCTGGTGGATGACAAGGGTCTCCAGGAAGAGTGTCTGTCCTACGTCACCAAACAAG GGCATAAGAGGGCCGGCCTCAGGGATGTCTTCCAGCTGTACTGCGGGCTGAGCCCTGGCACCACCGTGCGAGACCTCATCTCCCGCTacaccctgcagctccagagggtGGACGAGAG GAGGCTTATCCAGTTTGGTTTGATGAAGGGCCTTATCCGGCGGCTCCAGAAATACCCCGTCAAGGTTGCCCAGGATGAGCGGAGCCACCCAGCCCGGCTGTACACGGGCTGCCACAGCTACGATGAGATCTGCTGCAAGACTG GCATGAGTTACAAGGAACTGGATGAGCGCCTGGAGAATGACCCCAACATCATCATGTGCTGGAAGTGA
- the TMEM115 gene encoding transmembrane protein 115, producing the protein MRRYLPVARQHFLAALAGTSVVVKSLSAAVVLLYLLSFGLDTAYGLGVTPGYLLPPNFWVWTLLTHGLVEDRAWGLAASLATLGAAGRLLEPLWGALELLVFFAVVNISVGLLAALAYFLTYVASFHLDYLFAVRIHGGLGFLGGVLVALKQTMGDSTVLKVPQVRMKAVPMLLLLLLALLRLAALVESNVLASYGFGLLSSWVYLRFYQRHSRGRGDMSDHFAFATFFPEILQPVVGLVANLVHSVLVKVRLCRKTVKRYDVGAPSSITISLPGTDPQDAERRRQLALKALNERLKRVEDQSAWPSMEDDEEEAAAKADSPLLPEPGAAGKSPGQESNLISFQDAPAQL; encoded by the exons ATGCGGCGGTACCTGCCGGTGGCCCGGCAGCACTTCCTGGCGGCGCTGGCCGGCACCAGCGTGGTGGTGAAGTCGCTGAGCGCCGCCGTGGTGCTGCTGTACCTGCTCTCCTTCGGGCTGGACACGGCCTACGGGCTGGGGGTGACGCCCGGCTACCTCCTGCCCCCCAACTTCTGGGTGTGGACGCTGCTGACGCACGGGCTGGTGGAGGACCGCGCCTGGGGGCTGGCGGCCAGCCTGGCCACGCTGGGGGCGGCCGGGCggctgctggagcccctctggggCGCGCTGGAGCTGCTCGTCTTCTTCGCCGTGGTGAACATCTCCGTGGGGCTCCTGGCGGCCCTCGCCTACTTCCTCACCTATGTGGCCTCCTTCCACCTCGACTATCTGTTCGCTGTCCGCATCCACGGCGGGCTGGGCTTCCTTGGGGGGGTCTTGGTGGCCCTCAAGCAGACGATGGGGGACAGCACCGTACTGAAGGTGCCTCAGGTCAGAATGAAGGCTGTCCCcatgctcctgctccttctcctggctctgctgcggctcgctgccctcgtcGAGAGCAATGTACTGGCCTCGTACGGCTTCgggctcctctccagctgggtCTATCTACGCTTCTACCAGCGGCACAGTAGAGGCCGCGGAGACATGAGCGACCACTTCGCCTTCGCCACTTTCTTCCCCGAGATCCTGCAGCCCGTGGTGGGTCTAGTGGCCAACCTGGTGCACAGCGTGCTGGTGAAGGTGCGGCTGTGCCGCAAGACCGTCAAGCGCTACGACGTGGGTGCCCCGTCCTCCATCACCATCAGCCTGCCGGGGACGGACCCCCAGGACGCCGAGAGGAGAAG GCAGCTGGCCCTGAAGGCCTTGAACGAGCGGCTGAAGCGAGTGGAGGACCAGTCGGCCTGGCCCAGCATGgaggatgatgaggaggaggcgGCAGCGAAGGCTGACAGCCCACTGCTGCCCGAGCCTGGCGCGGCCGGGAAGAGTCCCGGCCAGGAGTCCAACCTCATCAGCTTCCAGGATGCCCCGGCGCAGCTGTGA